One stretch of Juglans microcarpa x Juglans regia isolate MS1-56 chromosome 3D, Jm3101_v1.0, whole genome shotgun sequence DNA includes these proteins:
- the LOC121255376 gene encoding LOW QUALITY PROTEIN: protein EXECUTER 1, chloroplastic-like (The sequence of the model RefSeq protein was modified relative to this genomic sequence to represent the inferred CDS: inserted 1 base in 1 codon; deleted 1 base in 1 codon): MASISPPTSRNLVFPNPKFLSPSPLRRPSYPSQPHSLSVSSISDSFICRSHHNASSSPDNTIRWRWDSLLHDVVKTAIERFNSYFNSNRKEGDDVRDGAEREPKFREEEWDWGRWGKHFDEIDGQECLASILKSKLGHAAYIEDYEDGARLKVAIAAAATNDTVGRVMSHLNKAIEEERFQDAAYIRYNAGAGLVGWWAGIAKDINDPHGLIIRITAEHGRYVARSYSPQQLATAAAGVPLFEVFLTVNKRGEYKQKAVYLEWRGVFEGSLTVRSKTFDATSSLNPLDSTEDNGDLFAVNTEDPKDGDDRDDSSDLADGLSGFQNILKDMIPGAKVKVLKVTAPGKVDRDLISKVIEQIIEEEDEDKDNEIDRVEAEDQDDGESDQEADEIEMDADPGIIEREEQNEIAVKVVVGGLVQKLSNSLPTKDLLRIPAKLEKKGRFSFSLSIEKSINEQDSGVKKQASVDKSAKPRGQHKIDHVVLDLAKFIGRKKIPLKVLKDVGELIKLSLSQAQNYQPLSGSTTFNRIKMPTSTDPLSGMYIGAHGLSASEVIHLSRKFGQWREDGGKKKPSDLEFYEYVEAIKLIGDPYVPAGEVAFRAKVGKRYQLPLKGIIPEELGVIARYKXQGRLAEPGFHNPRWVDGELVILDGKYVKGGPVVGFVYWAPEYHFLVFFNRLRLQE; this comes from the exons atggctTCCATTTCTCCTCCGACCTCTCGCAACCTGGTCTTCCCCAACCCCAAATTCCTCTCCCCTTCCCCTCTGAGAAGACCATCCTACCCGTCCCAGCCCCACTCCCTCTCCGTCTCTAGTATTTCCGACTCCTTCATCTGCCGCTCCCACCACAACGCCTCATCCTCTCCAGACAACACCATCCGCTGGCGATGGGACTCTCTGCTCCACGACGTCGTCAAGACCGCGATCGAACGCTTCAATTCCTACTTCAACTCCAACCGGAAAGAGGGCGACGATGTTCGCGATGGTGCTGAGCGAGAGCCGAAATTCAGA GAGGAAGAATGGGATTGGGGTCGCTGGGGCAAGCATTTCGACGAAATCGATGGCCAGGAATGCCTTGCCTCCATTCTTAAG TCAAAGTTAGGTCATGCTGCATATATAGAGGATTATGAAGATGGTGCTAGGCTCAAGGTGGCCATTGCTGCTGCAGCTACAAATGATACTGTTGGCAGAGTTATGTCTCATCTGAAT AAAGCCATAGAGGAAGAGCGTTTTCAGGATGCAGCTTACATACGATACAATGCTGGTGCTGGATTG GTCGGATGGTGGGCTGGCATTGCAAAAGATATCAATGATCCCCATGGTCTAATTATTCGAATAACGGCAGAGCATGGAAGATATGTGGCAAGAAGTTATAGCCCTCA GCAACTTGCTACGGCTGCAGCTGGTGTTCCCTTGTTTGAAGTTTTTCTCACAGTGAACAAGAGAGGTGAATATAAACAGAAG GCCGTGTACTTAGAGTGGAGGGGAGTTTTTGAAGGTTCTTTGACAGTTCGCTCTAAAACATTTGATGCCACTAGCAGCTTGAATCCATTAGACTCAACGGAAGACAATGGTGATCTGTTTGCTGTGAATACTGAAGATCCCAAAGATGGTGATGATAGGGACGATAGTTCTGATCTAGCTGACGGTCTGTCTGGTTTCCAGAACATATTGAAGGATATGATTCCTGGTGCGAAGGTCAAGGTTTTAAAAGTGACAGCACCAGGGAAGGTAGACAGAGATTTAATATCTAAAGTGATTGAGCAGATtatagaggaagaagatgaagacaagGACAATGAGATAGATAGGGTAGAAGCAGAAGATCAAGATGATGGGGAAAGTGACCAAGAGGcagatgaaattgaaatggatGCTGATCCTGGAATTATTGAAAGAGAGGAGCAAAATGAAATTGCAGTTAAAGTTGTTGTGGGTGGTCTTGTACAGAAACTCTCCAACAGTTTGCCTACTAAAGATTTACTACGAATACCTGCTAAGCTAGAGAAGAAGGGGcgtttttcattttccttatcTATAGAGAAAAGCATCAATGAGCAGGATTCTGGTGTCAAGAAACAAGCTTCAGTAGATAAATCAGCTAAGCCTCGAGGTCAACACAAGATTGACCATGTTGTGTTGGATCTTGCTAAATTCATTGGTAGGAAGAAGATACCCTTGAAG GTTCTCAAAGATGTCGGTGAATTAATAAAGCTCTCGCTTAGCCAGGCTCAAAATTATCAACCACTTTCTGGATCAACAACCTTCAATCGCATTAAAATGCCAACATCTACAGATCCTCTAAGTG GAATGTACATTGGTGCACATGGGCTGTCCGCATCAGAAGTCATTCATCTGAGCCGAAAATTTGGTCAGTGGCGAGAGGATGGTGGGAAAAAGAAGCCATCAGATcttgaattttatgaatatgtAGAAGCCATAAAACTTATCGGTGATCCTTATGTACCAGCAGGCGAG GTGGCATTCCGTGCAAAGGTTGGGAAAAGATATCAGCTTCCACTTAAAGGGATCATTCCAGAAGAACTTGGAGTG ATTGCTCGCTATA GCCAAGGGAGGCTTGCTGAGCCTGGGTTTCACAATCCTCGATGGGTCGATGGTGAACTTGTTATTCTTGATGGAAAG TATGTTAAAGGGGGGCCTGTTGTTGGATTTGTCTATTGGGCCCCTGAATACCACTTCTTGGTGTTCTTCAATAGGCTGAGGCTTCAAGAGTAG
- the LOC121255501 gene encoding uncharacterized protein LOC121255501 isoform X1 gives MSRNEEEESLGGTSPTTSTTIRVRSDPFLLVCRGFSVITSLTAILCIVVNVLSAIRSFEDGSDIFDGIFRCYAVGIAFFVVLAETEWGFILKFSKVLEYWVGRGMLQIFVAVMTRAFPDYTGVRKELVLLQNISSYMLLACGVVYLVSGILCIGHLKRVRQQQEITRDQAVKDLEELERRREELEQLLVAETQRV, from the exons ATGTCGAGAAACGAAGAGGAAGAGAGCTTGGGGGGTACATCTCCTACTACGAGCACCACCATTAGAGTCAGATCAGACCCTTTCTTGTTGGTCTGTAGGGGCTTCAGCGTCATAACCTCTCTCACTGCGATCCTCTGCATAGTCGTCAACGTTCTTTCTGCCATTCGATCCTTCGAGGACGGATCTGAT ATATTCGATGGGATATTCCGGTGTTATGCCGTTGGAATTGCGTTCTTTGTGGTTCTGGCTGAGACAGAATGGGGATTCATCCTCAAGTTCTCGAAG GTGTTGGAGTATTGGGTTGGTAGGGGTATGCTGCAGATCTT TGTTGCAGTGATGACAAGAGCTTTCCCTGACTATACTGGGGTTCGGAAGGAGCTTGTTCTTCTTCAAAACATATCAAGTTATATGCTTCTTGCTTGTGGCGTAGTCTATTTGGTTTCG GGAATCCTATGCATTGGACATCTCAAACGTGTTCGGCAGCAACAGGAGATTACAAGGGACCAAGCTGTCAAGGATCTGGAA GAATTGGAGCGACGTAGAGAGGAACTCGAACAATTGCTTGTTGCAGAGACACAGAGGGTTTAA
- the LOC121255501 gene encoding uncharacterized protein LOC121255501 isoform X2 gives MSRNEEEESLGGTSPTTSTTIRVRSDPFLLVCRGFSVITSLTAILCIVVNVLSAIRSFEDGSDIFDGIFRCYAVGIAFFVVLAETEWGFILKFSKVLEYWVGRGMLQIFVAVMTRAFPDYTGVRKELVLLQNISSYMLLACGVVYLVSGILCIGHLKRVRQQQEITRDQAVKDLEKLCIDLLLPTIIGIGAT, from the exons ATGTCGAGAAACGAAGAGGAAGAGAGCTTGGGGGGTACATCTCCTACTACGAGCACCACCATTAGAGTCAGATCAGACCCTTTCTTGTTGGTCTGTAGGGGCTTCAGCGTCATAACCTCTCTCACTGCGATCCTCTGCATAGTCGTCAACGTTCTTTCTGCCATTCGATCCTTCGAGGACGGATCTGAT ATATTCGATGGGATATTCCGGTGTTATGCCGTTGGAATTGCGTTCTTTGTGGTTCTGGCTGAGACAGAATGGGGATTCATCCTCAAGTTCTCGAAG GTGTTGGAGTATTGGGTTGGTAGGGGTATGCTGCAGATCTT TGTTGCAGTGATGACAAGAGCTTTCCCTGACTATACTGGGGTTCGGAAGGAGCTTGTTCTTCTTCAAAACATATCAAGTTATATGCTTCTTGCTTGTGGCGTAGTCTATTTGGTTTCG GGAATCCTATGCATTGGACATCTCAAACGTGTTCGGCAGCAACAGGAGATTACAAGGGACCAAGCTGTCAAGGATCTGGAA AAACTCTGTATTGACTTGCTTTTGCCGACAATTATAGGAATTGGAGCGACGTAG